Proteins found in one Amycolatopsis aidingensis genomic segment:
- a CDS encoding shikimate kinase, with amino-acid sequence MRPRAVLVGPPGSGKSTVGRLLAQRLGTGFLDSDDAVEARAGRTISEIFTTDGEPAFRELERAAIATALAEHEGVLALGGGAVLAEQTRRLLAAHTVVFLGVGMSEGVRRTGMSTARPLLTGVNPRATYKALLDERLPIYREVATLEIGTDDRTPGEVAEAVLESLGAAEPSAGPECPDTAQT; translated from the coding sequence GTGAGGCCGCGCGCGGTCCTGGTCGGGCCACCGGGCTCGGGCAAATCCACCGTGGGCAGGCTGCTGGCGCAGCGGCTCGGCACCGGCTTCCTGGACAGTGACGACGCGGTGGAGGCCCGCGCCGGCCGGACGATCTCGGAGATCTTCACCACCGACGGCGAACCGGCCTTCCGGGAACTGGAACGCGCGGCCATCGCCACCGCACTGGCCGAGCACGAGGGCGTCCTCGCCCTCGGCGGCGGCGCGGTGCTGGCCGAACAGACCCGGCGGCTGCTGGCCGCGCATACGGTGGTGTTCCTCGGCGTGGGCATGTCCGAGGGGGTGCGCCGCACCGGGATGTCCACCGCGCGACCGTTGCTGACCGGGGTGAACCCGCGGGCGACCTACAAGGCGCTGCTGGACGAGCGGCTGCCGATCTACCGTGAGGTCGCCACCCTGGAGATCGGCACCGACGACCGCACCCCAGGGGAGGTCGCCGAGGCCGTGCTGGAATCGCTCGGCGCGGCGGAACCATCGGCCGGGCCGGAGTGCCCGGACACCGCACAGACCTAG
- the aroC gene encoding chorismate synthase: protein MLRWMTAGESHGPALAAILEGMVAGVEVTTADLGEQLARRRLGFGRSPRMGFETDRVEFVGGVRHGLTQGGPVAVQIENAEWPKWEKVMAADPVDPAELDGLARNEPLTRPRPGHADLAGMQKYGFDEARPVLERASARETASRTALGTVARAYLRQLLGAEVVSHVVSIGGAQAPEGPLPRPEDLAAVDESPVRAFGEAATEAMVAEVDAVRKAGDTVGGVIEVITYGLPPGLGSPVHWDRRLDARLAGALMGVQAMKGVEVGDGFTTARRWGSGAHDEIDPGSGVTGVSRRSNRAGGLEGGITNGEPVRVRVAMKPISTVPRALSTVDVATGEPAVAIHQRSDVCAVPRAGVVLESVVALVLADAALEKFGGDSLAESKRNAEAYLRELEQRW, encoded by the coding sequence GTGTTGCGCTGGATGACCGCTGGTGAATCGCATGGCCCCGCTCTCGCGGCCATACTCGAGGGCATGGTGGCCGGGGTGGAAGTCACCACCGCCGACCTGGGCGAGCAGCTCGCACGGCGGCGGCTCGGCTTCGGCCGCAGTCCCCGGATGGGCTTCGAGACCGACCGCGTCGAGTTCGTGGGCGGGGTACGACACGGCCTTACCCAGGGTGGGCCGGTCGCGGTGCAGATCGAGAACGCCGAGTGGCCCAAGTGGGAAAAGGTCATGGCCGCCGATCCGGTGGATCCGGCCGAGCTCGATGGCCTGGCCCGCAACGAGCCGCTGACCCGGCCCCGGCCAGGGCACGCCGACCTGGCCGGTATGCAGAAGTACGGGTTCGACGAGGCACGCCCGGTGCTGGAGCGCGCCAGCGCCAGGGAGACCGCCTCGCGGACTGCGCTGGGCACGGTGGCACGGGCGTACCTGCGGCAGCTGCTGGGGGCCGAGGTGGTCAGCCACGTGGTGTCCATCGGCGGTGCGCAGGCCCCGGAGGGTCCGCTGCCGCGGCCCGAGGACCTGGCCGCGGTGGACGAGAGCCCGGTGCGGGCCTTCGGCGAGGCCGCGACCGAGGCCATGGTGGCCGAGGTGGACGCCGTGCGGAAGGCGGGCGACACCGTGGGCGGGGTGATCGAGGTGATCACCTACGGGCTGCCGCCGGGGCTGGGGTCCCCTGTGCACTGGGACCGCAGGCTGGACGCCCGGCTGGCCGGGGCGCTGATGGGCGTGCAGGCCATGAAGGGTGTCGAGGTCGGCGACGGCTTCACCACCGCACGCCGGTGGGGCAGCGGGGCGCACGACGAGATCGACCCCGGCTCCGGGGTCACCGGGGTGAGCAGGCGGTCGAACCGGGCTGGGGGCCTGGAGGGCGGCATCACCAACGGGGAACCGGTGCGGGTGCGGGTGGCGATGAAACCGATCTCCACCGTGCCCCGTGCGCTGTCCACAGTGGACGTCGCCACCGGTGAGCCCGCGGTCGCGATCCACCAGCGCTCGGACGTGTGCGCGGTGCCGAGGGCCGGGGTGGTACTGGAGTCCGTGGTGGCGCTGGTGCTCGCCGATGCGGCGCTGGAGAAGTTCGGCGGGGACTCGCTGGCGGAGAGCAAGCGCAACGCCGAGGCCTACCTGCGCGAGCTGGAGCAGCGATGGTGA